The Lactuca sativa cultivar Salinas chromosome 2, Lsat_Salinas_v11, whole genome shotgun sequence genome includes a window with the following:
- the LOC128132158 gene encoding binding partner of ACD11 1-like, translated as MKSENERAQNAFVTFKEPQGAETAVLLSGATIVNQSVTIVLAPEYTLPPFTTTLSDQQNTATGGQGVGGAESAVQKAEDVVSSMLAKGFILGKDAVNKAKLFDEKVQFTSTAAAKAATIDQKIGLTEKINLGTTLVNEKVKEMDQKFQVSEKTKTAFATAEQTVSVAGSALMKNRYVLTGTAWVAGAFSRVTKAAGEVGQKTMEKVAVEEQAAGTGTTRTTHQEPPPTSTHPATS; from the exons ATGAAAAG TGAGAATGAGCGAGCTCAAAATGCATTCGTCACTTTCAAGGAGCCTCAAGGTGCAGAGACTGCAGTTCTACTCTCG GGAGCAACTATAGTTAACCAATCTGTTACCATTGTTCTTGCACCAGAGTACACTCTCCCTCCTTTTACAACTACACTTTCAGATCAACAAAACACC GCAACAGGGGGGCAAGGTGTGGGAGGTGCTGAATCTGCTGTTCAAAAAGCAGAAGATGTCGTGAGCAGTATGTTGGCAAAAGGTTTCATACTGGGAAAAGATGCAGTAAACAAAGCCAAATTGTTTGATGAGAAAGTCCAGTTTACATCAACAGCTGCAGCAAAAGCAGCTACAATAGACCAGAAGATTGGTCTAACTGAGAAAATCAACCTGGGGACAACATTAGTGAATGAGAAAGTGAAAGAGATGGATCAGAAGTTTCAGGTGTCTGAAAAGACAAAAACGGCCTTTGCGACTGCAGAGCAGACTGTAAGTGTTGCGGGATCTGCCCTTATGAAGAACCGGTATGTGCTGACTGGGACCGCCTGGGTCGCCGGAGCTTTCAGCAGGGTGACGAAAGCCGCCGGAGAAGTGGGACAGAAGACCATGGAGAAGGTGGCGGTGGAAGAACAGGCGGCTGGAACGGGAACCACCAGGACTACTCATCAAGAACCACCGCCTACTTCTACACACCCTGCTACTAGTTGA
- the LOC111905421 gene encoding triosephosphate isomerase, cytosolic-like yields the protein MSPTEVVVSPPFVFLTSVKSELRPEIQVAAQNCWVKKGGAFTGEVSAEMLANLGVPWVILGHSGRRALLNETNEFVGDKVAYALSQGLKVIACVGETLEQREAGTTMEVVAAQTKAIAGNYFKTKLASTVCQKSKILFYL from the exons ATGTCTCCTACAG AGGTGGTGGTGAGCCCTCCTTTTGTGTTTCTTACCTCTGTTAAAAGTGAATTGAGGCCTGAAATCCAAGTTGCAGCTCAAAATTGTTGGGTTAAGAAGGGTGGTGCATTCACCGGTGAGGTTAG TGCTGAGATGCTTGCCAATTTGGGTGTCCCTTGGGTCATCCTAGGTCACTCTGGCAGGAGAGCCCTATTGAATGAAACTAATGAG TTTGTTGGAGACAAGGTTGCATACGCACTATCTCAAGGTTTGAAGGTTATTGCTTGTGTTGGGGAGACTCTTGAGCAACGAGAAGCTGGAACCACCATGGAAGTTGTTGCTGCACAAACCAAAGCAATTGCTGgtaattattttaaaactaaACTTGCTTCTACTGTatgtcaaaaatcaaaaatcttgTTTTATCTTTGA